The DNA region TGGTTTAAAATCAATGAGCGGAGATGACTTAGTTTCTTTTCTGAATAAAGAGGAACTTTCCTATGCTTTAAATTTACTTCCTGTCAAAGAACAAAGACAAATAGCAAATAAAAAAATCTTCTCAAGTTCTCAATCTTATTCAAATGATCAAGTGGTAAAGAATTTAACAATCTTTTTCTTGAATACAACTAGTTACAATGTATTACCTTTCCTAAAAACGAATAGTAGTAAAATTAAAAAAGAGGAAAGTTTTTTAGCAAATATCGCTGAAGATTTTGTAAATAAGAAGGAATTTAGTTCCACAAATGAGTTACAAAATTTATATTTGAAGAATTCTACAATTCCAACTGTCCATAAAAATTATTTTAGAATCTATCGAAAATATAAAATGGAAGATAAATTTTTTTCAAGTCTTCTTGATTATTTAAAATTAAATCCATACGATTTAAGATCCCACGATTTGCTTATTGATTTTTTGGCAAATTCAAATTCAAAATCTATTTCTTATATGCCGGATGAGTATTGGAATCGAGCAATAGAGGCTATTCCAAATTTACCGGTAAAGGGTCGATTAATTTATTGGTATTTAAGGTATTTAAGATACAAAGGGGATACAGATAAATTAAAATTTATACTTGGTTCCTATTATTCCTACTGTCCGGGATCATATTATACTGCCGTCATCTCAGAGGAATTTAAAAGTGAAATAAGTTCATTATCCGCGATTGAAAATCCCACATCGAGTAAAGAAAATGTTTTTAAGTTTTTATCTGTTCACAATAATACAGACTATGCCAAAAAATTGGCTGGTCAGAATTTAAGTTTTTTGTACTACAAAGACTCAACTGAATTAGGGCAACGTTTAGTGAATTCACATACTCGTTTTGAAAACCAAAAATCATTATTGTTAGCTGTAGATTATTTAAAAGTAGGTGAGTTTGATAAAGCCATTTTCCTTTTGGATGATTATGCCTATAAAAATAATTTAACAGAAAACGAAAAATTTGAATTGTACGTAGGAGCAGGGGATCTCAGTAAATATACATACCTATCTCTTTTTTATACAAGACAGTTGATGAAGAATCTTAGAATTCCAGACGATCCTTTACTTTTACCCCTATCCATTACTTCTAGGCTATACCCTAGACCACATCTTGCTATTGTGCAAGAAAGTGCTAAGGAGTTTTCAGTAGATGAAGACATTGTGTATGCCATTATGCGCCAAGAATCTTTTTTTAGGGAGAATGCGATCTCACCTTCTAATGCACGAGGTCTTATGCAAGTAATGCCTGCAACAGGAAGAATCATTGCTAAAAAATTAAAAATAGAAAATTACTCCTTACATGATCCAGAAGTTTCAATTAAATTTGGAACCAAGTTTATAGCTGACTTACTGAATTCTTATGGGGCATTAAAATGGGCTTCTATAGCATATAACGGAGGACCTGGTAATTTACGAAAATGGAAACGAAATCATTATATGAATGATTTTAATCATTTCTTAGAAGAGATGCCTTCCAAGGAATCACGGGATTATTGTAGAATCATAATTTCCAACTACATAAATTACAAAGTTCTACGTCAATTAGAAGGCAACTAAACATACTTGACAAGTTAGCTTTATATTTCATTAGTTAATCTAATCACTGGAAATAGATTCCATTGAAAAAATTAGGAGAATTTCATGACCAAAAAATATACACTAAGTTTATTAATAGCAATCCTTGCTTTAACAATTTCTTTCTGCGGGAAAAAGGAAGAGGCAAAAACAGAACCGGCAGCAACGACTGCAACTGAAGAAACAACCACTAATACTGTAGCAGCAGATGCAGGTCTTGGGGATAAAGTAAAAGCTTATGAAGATTTCGTTACAAAGTTTTGTGCTTTGACTGAAAAAATGAAAGGTGCTACTACTGCAGAAAAAGTTACATTATCTGCCGAATTTGCAAAAGATAGTTCAAACTTAAAAACTTTAGAAGCTGATTTAGACGCAGCTAAAGCTTCCCCAGATGAAAAATCTAAAATTGCTGCCGCTTCTAAAAAAGCAGCGACTTGTGCGGCGGCTGCTAATACTTCTTCTTCAAAAACACCGGCAGCTCCAACACTTCCTGCAAAACCAGCAATCCCAGGAATGTAATTGTAAAAAGTTTAACTCTATAACTTTATTATTAGGATTTAGAGGTTAACTCTCACTATCCCACGAACAGAATTGCAAAGATATATTTTCTCTGCTAATTTTAAGTCCGAGATAGTGAGGGATTTTTCTTTTATTTTTCCTTTGT from Leptospiraceae bacterium includes:
- a CDS encoding lytic transglycosylase domain-containing protein produces the protein MNVENLPNDSAAYALVRYYEEHNEKTILKNRLLYGIVTGNYPKEIGRSEINYILTNPLKDTRVIVRLSYMKLYRELLKQKMLTESERIIYLQKYTLDNDPVVIRALEEILRIHTNLKEFEQVAHKIESFTEEEKKYTLIPDIRYLYAYSLNELGKKEEAKKFYLSVLFDRRADSTVRKKVITGLKSMSGDDLVSFLNKEELSYALNLLPVKEQRQIANKKIFSSSQSYSNDQVVKNLTIFFLNTTSYNVLPFLKTNSSKIKKEESFLANIAEDFVNKKEFSSTNELQNLYLKNSTIPTVHKNYFRIYRKYKMEDKFFSSLLDYLKLNPYDLRSHDLLIDFLANSNSKSISYMPDEYWNRAIEAIPNLPVKGRLIYWYLRYLRYKGDTDKLKFILGSYYSYCPGSYYTAVISEEFKSEISSLSAIENPTSSKENVFKFLSVHNNTDYAKKLAGQNLSFLYYKDSTELGQRLVNSHTRFENQKSLLLAVDYLKVGEFDKAIFLLDDYAYKNNLTENEKFELYVGAGDLSKYTYLSLFYTRQLMKNLRIPDDPLLLPLSITSRLYPRPHLAIVQESAKEFSVDEDIVYAIMRQESFFRENAISPSNARGLMQVMPATGRIIAKKLKIENYSLHDPEVSIKFGTKFIADLLNSYGALKWASIAYNGGPGNLRKWKRNHYMNDFNHFLEEMPSKESRDYCRIIISNYINYKVLRQLEGN